The sequence TCGTCCCAATGCCTCCTGTTCGCTTCTACCTCCTCATTGCTCGTGTGTCGTTCCCCAGAATCGATTGAAGGTGATGGAGCCACCAGGGAGAGTTGAACTCCCGACCTGCTGATTACAAGTCAGCCGCTCTGCCAGACTGAGCTATGGTGGCCTTGTCGCCTCCTAGGCGACACCAGGGATTTATCATTTTTCTTGTCTAGGTCCCTTGGATTCTCCAATACAGGAGAGTCATGCAAGCATGCCAGTTATTGACATTGGCAAGGTATATTACCGGTGGCTTCGCATTCCCCGCCATATTCGCAACGGAAGATGATTCGAGATGGACAGCAAAGCGATGAAGTTTCTGGAGAAGCTATGCAACAGTTCCGGTCCCTCAGGTTTCGAGCGCGAGCCCATCCTACTTATGAAGGAATACCTGGCCCCATACTCCGACAAGATCTACAACGACAAGCTCGGCAACCTGTTCTTCGAGAGGGTCGGGAACAAAATAGGTCCGACCGTGCTCATCCCCGCGCACATCGATGAGATCGGGTTCATCATAACTGCCATCAACCCCATAGGATACCTGAGCTTCCATCAGCTTGGGGGTTGGTTCGATCAGGTGCTTCTGGGTCAGAGGGTCAAGATCATGTCGAGAAAAGGCATGGTGCGCGGTCTGGTCGCATGCAAGCCGCCCCATGTCATGGACGCGGAGGACCGCAAGAAGGTCATAACCAAGGACAAGATGTTCATCGACGTGGGAGCGTCGAACCGAGAGGAGGCGGAGGCCATGGGCATCCGCATCGGGGACGCGGTCGTCCCGGATTCCTCTTTCTACAGCATCACCAAGAAGGCCTTCAAGGATGGAAAGGGGAACGGTGAACGGACGCTCATCTTCGGCAAGGCCTTCGACAATCGTATCTCTTCTTACATGGCCGCAGAGCTGATGCGCGAGCTGAAAGAGGGAAAGGTCAAACACCCCAATCGAGTCATCGCTGCCGCCACGGTCCAGGAAGAGGTTGGCCTCAGGGGTGCGCGCACCGCCGCAAGTTATGTGAAGCCTGACGTGGCGATCGTGCTCGACGTCGACGTGGCGGGTGATGTGCCAGGCATCGAGCCGCATATGGCCCCCGCCAAAATGGGCGAGGGCATCGCCATCACCACATTCGATGCCAGCATGATCCCGAACCAGCCTCTGAAGGAGCTAGCCATCTCCGTATGTGAGAAGAACAAGATACCGTACCAGCTGACGCACACCATCGGAGGGGGAACGGACGCGGGGCAGATCCATCAGTCCAACATCGGCTGCCCGAGCATCGTCATCGGAGTGGCCATGAGGCACATGCATTCCCACGTGGGCGTCATCGACATGGTGGACGTAGAGGGTGGACTTCGGGCGGTCAAAGAGCTGATCAAGGTCCTGGACCGCAAGAAGGTGGATTCGCTCACAGCCATCTGAAAGAAGGTGGCCAAGCACCAAAAGATATAAGAGCGATTAACAAATGACGAATCCTGCCTAATAGCCCCTACTGGTGAAGCTTATGTCCGATGACAAGATCGAGAAGACCATCAAGATCAACAAGGGAGACATAGTCCGCCTGGAATACAGTGCTTGGATCGCTGACAGCAACGAGATGTTCGACACCTCCATCGCCGAGGTAGCGAAGGAGAGCGGGCTGTTCAACGAGAACGTCACCTACGGTCCGATCCCGGTGCTGGTCGGCTCCGGCCGGCTGTTCGAAGGACTGGACGAGGCCATCATGAACTCTTACGTGGATGAGGAGCGTGAGGTCGATATCGCCCCGGAGAAGGCTGCCGGCCCCCGAGACCCCAAGCTGGTGGAACAGATCCCGGTGCGCGAATTCCTGCGCCAGGAGATCGAACCGAAGATCGGCATGGATGTCAATATCAAGAACCGGGTGGGGATCATCACCGGCATCACCCCCCGCATCGTCCGGGTGGACTTCAACCGCCGTTTCGCTGGCAAGAGCCTGAAGTACAAGTTCAAGGTCACCTGCAAGCTGATCGAGGACGCGGAGAAGGTGCTCGCGCTCCTGGAAATGGACTACGGCACCGGGAACGGCTTCGTCCCGACCATTGAAGGGGAGAGCTTCAACATCGTCGTGCCGGACGTCTGCAAGTACGAT comes from Methanomassiliicoccales archaeon and encodes:
- a CDS encoding peptidylprolyl isomerase, with protein sequence MSDDKIEKTIKINKGDIVRLEYSAWIADSNEMFDTSIAEVAKESGLFNENVTYGPIPVLVGSGRLFEGLDEAIMNSYVDEEREVDIAPEKAAGPRDPKLVEQIPVREFLRQEIEPKIGMDVNIKNRVGIITGITPRIVRVDFNRRFAGKSLKYKFKVTCKLIEDAEKVLALLEMDYGTGNGFVPTIEGESFNIVVPDVCKYDQKWVLVKYKIVADLREALGAKTIRFIEEYVKKDEEIKKDEEKKVEEGKEEREPEELPVQ
- a CDS encoding M42 family metallopeptidase; this translates as MDSKAMKFLEKLCNSSGPSGFEREPILLMKEYLAPYSDKIYNDKLGNLFFERVGNKIGPTVLIPAHIDEIGFIITAINPIGYLSFHQLGGWFDQVLLGQRVKIMSRKGMVRGLVACKPPHVMDAEDRKKVITKDKMFIDVGASNREEAEAMGIRIGDAVVPDSSFYSITKKAFKDGKGNGERTLIFGKAFDNRISSYMAAELMRELKEGKVKHPNRVIAAATVQEEVGLRGARTAASYVKPDVAIVLDVDVAGDVPGIEPHMAPAKMGEGIAITTFDASMIPNQPLKELAISVCEKNKIPYQLTHTIGGGTDAGQIHQSNIGCPSIVIGVAMRHMHSHVGVIDMVDVEGGLRAVKELIKVLDRKKVDSLTAI